One Glycine max cultivar Williams 82 chromosome 4, Glycine_max_v4.0, whole genome shotgun sequence DNA segment encodes these proteins:
- the LOC100499802 gene encoding 2-hydroxy-palmitic acid dioxygenase mpo1-like (The RefSeq protein has 2 substitutions compared to this genomic sequence), whose product MGLLDLEKHFVFYGAYHNNAFNVAIHMLFVWPILFTGQMILYFTPPLLTLGFLPSVLLLNWGFFSTLFYALFYVALDYKAGSLAAFLTFFCWVASSFVSSSLGFSLAWKVVLAAQLFCWTGQFIGHGVFGKRAPALLDNLAQAFLMAPFFVLLEVLQFVGYEPYPGFKTRVKARIDADIKQWQAKKQKKHS is encoded by the exons ATGGGTCTGTTGGATCTGGAGAAGCACTTCGCGTTCTACGGCGCGTACCACAACAACGCCTTCAACGTGGCCATCCACATGCTCTTCGTGTGGCCCATCCTCTTCACGGGCCAAATGATCCTCTATTTCACCCCACCCCTCTTAACCTTAGGGTTCCTTCCCTCAGTATTGCTTCTCAACTGGGGCTTCTTCTCCACCCTCTTCTATGCCCTCTTCTACGTCGCCTTGGATTACAAGGCCGGTTCCCTCGCCGCGTTCCTCACCTTCTTCTGCTGGGTCGCTTCCAGCTTCGTCTCCAGCTCCCTCGGCTTTTCACTCGCCTGGAAG GTTGTGTTGGCTGCTCAGTTGTTTTGTTGGACTGGACAGTTTATTGGTCATGGCGTGTTTGAG AAACGTGCACCAGCTCTATTGGACAACCTTGCCCAAGCTTTTCTGATGGCTCCTTTCTTCGTGTTGCTAGAG GTCCTCCAATTTGTTGGATATGAACCATATCCAGGATTCAAGACAAGGGTTAAGGCAAGGATAGATGCTGATATCAAACAATGGCAGgccaagaaacaaaagaaacattCTTAG